The Saprospiraceae bacterium genome includes a window with the following:
- a CDS encoding aminoacyl-histidine dipeptidase yields MKSAIRTLDPQPIWNHFADLNAVPRASKKEERVIQFIMDFGKSLGLKTQKDATGNVIINKPATSGMEDRKTCVLQSHLDMVHQKNSDTVFDFEHQGIDMYIDGDWVKARGTTLGADNGIGVATIMSILASDNIPHPAIEALFTIDEETGMTGAMGLEGGVLTGEILLNLDTEEDDEIDIGCAGGMDVTASMSYSTEKCDPTFYMGYTVTVKGLLGGHSGIEIHLGRGNANKIQNRLLYGQEETTGLRISEITGGSLRNAIPRESTSTIAIPKSNTSAFLKVTHDRIHDIREEYKSIEPNLEIIITETACPELIMKVEAQTAVTHAIYAAHNGVFRMSPDIEDLVEASNNVAKVEIKDGKATILCLTRSSVESSKYDVAHALKACFSLAGFNVVFSGGYPGWKPNPSSPILKVLTDIYERQHGCQAHVVACHAGLECGILGRNYPEMDMISFGPTIKGAHSPDEKVHIASVNKFWNFTLEILKNIPSKG; encoded by the coding sequence ATGAAAAGTGCAATCAGAACACTCGACCCGCAGCCCATATGGAATCACTTTGCTGATCTGAATGCTGTCCCAAGAGCTTCCAAAAAAGAAGAAAGAGTGATTCAATTTATAATGGATTTTGGCAAAAGCCTTGGTTTAAAAACCCAAAAAGATGCTACTGGCAATGTTATCATCAACAAACCTGCCACATCCGGAATGGAAGACAGGAAAACTTGTGTTCTCCAGTCACATCTGGATATGGTCCATCAGAAAAACAGTGATACAGTTTTTGATTTCGAACATCAGGGTATAGATATGTACATAGATGGTGATTGGGTCAAAGCCCGGGGAACCACTCTTGGTGCAGATAACGGTATAGGCGTGGCCACCATAATGAGCATCCTGGCATCAGACAATATCCCGCATCCGGCTATCGAAGCTTTATTTACCATAGATGAAGAAACGGGAATGACCGGTGCTATGGGCCTTGAAGGTGGAGTCCTTACCGGAGAAATCCTGCTCAATCTTGACACAGAAGAAGATGACGAAATAGATATAGGTTGTGCAGGTGGTATGGATGTGACTGCCTCAATGTCATACTCTACTGAAAAATGTGATCCCACATTCTACATGGGATATACTGTAACTGTCAAAGGCTTATTGGGTGGTCATTCAGGTATCGAGATCCATCTGGGAAGGGGCAATGCCAATAAAATCCAAAACCGTCTTTTATACGGGCAGGAAGAAACAACAGGGCTTCGGATCAGTGAAATTACCGGCGGCAGCCTTAGAAATGCCATACCTCGTGAAAGCACATCAACAATAGCTATTCCTAAATCCAATACTTCTGCTTTCTTGAAAGTCACCCATGACCGTATTCATGACATCAGAGAGGAATACAAATCTATCGAACCCAATCTGGAAATCATCATCACAGAAACAGCATGTCCTGAACTTATCATGAAGGTAGAGGCTCAAACGGCTGTAACCCATGCGATATACGCAGCACATAACGGCGTATTCAGAATGAGTCCCGATATAGAAGATCTTGTCGAGGCTTCCAATAATGTTGCCAAAGTGGAAATAAAGGATGGCAAAGCGACAATTCTGTGTCTTACAAGGTCTTCTGTGGAGTCATCCAAATATGATGTCGCGCATGCTCTCAAGGCTTGTTTTTCTCTGGCAGGTTTTAATGTAGTGTTTTCAGGTGGATATCCCGGATGGAAACCCAATCCCTCATCACCTATACTAAAGGTATTGACAGATATTTATGAACGGCAACACGGCTGTCAGGCACATGTGGTAGCCTGTCATGCAGGATTGGAGTGTGGGATTCTCGGCAGAAACTATCCTGAGATGGATATGATATCATTCGGTCCAACTATAAAAGGAGCGCACTCTCCGGATGAAAAAGTTCATATAGCTTCAGTCAATAAATTCTGGAACTTTACTCTGGAAATCCTGAAAAATATTCCCTCAAAGGGATAA
- a CDS encoding methylated-DNA--[protein]-cysteine S-methyltransferase, which produces MELTSEIMFKAIVEKDTSFEGIFFTAVKTTGIFCRPSCTARKPKIENVEFLKTSKECILKGYRPCKVCKPLDALNSTPVEYQTIIKELSQDPSLKLKDYDLRKRNIEPSQIRRWFLKHHGITFHAYQRMFRINSAFKKIQNGQSVTHSAYDAGFESLSGFSDTFKSVFGVSPKQGKLQNIVDLKRIETPLGTMIVCASNHGICLLEYSDRKMLETELKAIGKLLNATIIQGSNPYFDLLETQLTEYFNGRRKEFSVPLHSPGTVFQNKVWTALQDIPYGQTRSYKEQAIVLGNPESVRAVANANGMNRISILIPCHRVIGSDGHLTGYGGGLWRKKYLLDLEQALPVQV; this is translated from the coding sequence ATGGAACTCACATCAGAAATAATGTTTAAAGCAATAGTTGAAAAAGATACATCATTTGAAGGTATATTTTTTACAGCGGTCAAAACTACCGGCATCTTCTGCAGGCCATCCTGTACGGCGAGAAAACCCAAAATAGAAAATGTAGAGTTTTTAAAGACTTCTAAAGAATGTATACTCAAAGGTTATCGTCCCTGTAAAGTCTGTAAACCACTTGATGCTTTGAATAGTACTCCTGTTGAGTATCAAACCATCATCAAGGAGCTTTCTCAGGATCCATCATTGAAATTAAAGGATTACGATCTTCGCAAAAGAAATATTGAACCAAGTCAAATCAGAAGATGGTTTTTAAAGCACCATGGCATCACTTTTCATGCTTATCAGAGGATGTTCAGGATAAATTCTGCTTTCAAAAAAATCCAAAATGGCCAAAGTGTAACCCATTCAGCGTATGATGCGGGATTCGAATCTTTAAGTGGATTTAGCGATACATTCAAAAGTGTATTTGGGGTATCTCCCAAACAAGGCAAATTGCAAAACATCGTTGATCTGAAACGAATAGAAACCCCTTTGGGGACAATGATTGTTTGTGCATCCAATCATGGAATTTGTCTTCTTGAATATAGTGACAGAAAAATGCTCGAAACAGAATTGAAAGCCATTGGAAAATTACTGAATGCAACCATTATTCAGGGCAGTAATCCATATTTTGACTTGCTCGAAACACAATTGACCGAATACTTTAATGGAAGAAGAAAAGAATTTTCAGTGCCCCTTCATTCTCCGGGAACCGTCTTTCAAAATAAAGTATGGACAGCTTTGCAAGATATTCCTTATGGTCAGACAAGGTCTTACAAAGAACAAGCCATCGTCCTTGGAAATCCGGAAAGCGTAAGAGCTGTCGCCAATGCAAATGGCATGAACAGAATTTCTATTTTGATTCCTTGCCATAGAGTGATCGGGTCAGACGGGCATTTGACCGGTTATGGTGGAGGCCTTTGGCGAAAAAAATATTTACTGGATTTAGAGCAGGCCTTACCTGTGCAGGTTTAA
- a CDS encoding M20/M25/M40 family metallo-hydrolase, whose protein sequence is MKLSVLLIAMTQIFFLLSLGAQSAEKLGAFYDKNEYALMSEYFEFLKLPNTFNDRQMLDVNANFILGMLKKAGIQGRLMYDKNKKSVPAVYGEYIHSPQATTIIFYAHYDGQPVNPANWHQGLDPFKPQLVSDRLDRGGKFMTFPKKGEKFDPKWRIYGRASADDKAGVYSIIKAFQAIKDMGLKPNINIKFFFEGEEENGSVNLEDILEHNKEALKSDLWVICDGPMPATGQKQITYGVRGDVNMHLTVYGPKRPLHSGNYGNWAPNPAQKLVRLLSSMKDENGLVLIDGYYDDVIPLSAAEKKALSDIEDPAPVLKQELGFAEAEMLGVSFLESITSIPTLNINGISAANTGRLASNVIPTTASAALDLRLVKGNTVENQVRRVKDHIRKMGFYIVDKEPTDEERAKYKDIIFVTQGHGYPAQRTPIDHPLAMKVASAVQSSADKKIILMPSSGGSLPLYLFDKVTKTYPVTIPVVNYDNNQHAENENLELGRLKEGIKTIGAVMMGL, encoded by the coding sequence ATGAAATTAAGTGTCCTTTTAATCGCTATGACTCAAATCTTCTTTTTGTTATCTCTCGGTGCCCAGAGCGCAGAAAAGCTGGGTGCGTTTTATGATAAAAACGAATACGCTTTGATGAGCGAATATTTTGAATTTTTAAAACTTCCCAATACGTTCAATGACAGGCAAATGCTGGATGTAAATGCCAATTTTATCCTTGGAATGCTCAAAAAAGCAGGCATTCAGGGCAGATTGATGTATGATAAAAACAAAAAAAGTGTACCTGCCGTTTATGGAGAGTATATTCATTCACCACAAGCTACAACGATCATTTTTTATGCCCATTATGACGGACAACCAGTAAATCCCGCCAATTGGCATCAGGGGTTGGATCCTTTCAAGCCTCAGTTGGTCAGTGACAGGTTGGATAGAGGAGGAAAATTTATGACATTTCCAAAAAAAGGAGAAAAGTTTGATCCCAAATGGCGCATCTATGGCAGGGCAAGTGCTGATGACAAAGCAGGAGTTTACAGCATTATAAAGGCTTTTCAGGCCATCAAAGACATGGGACTAAAACCCAATATCAACATCAAATTCTTCTTTGAAGGTGAAGAAGAAAATGGTTCAGTCAACCTTGAAGATATCCTTGAACATAATAAGGAAGCCTTGAAATCTGATCTTTGGGTTATTTGTGATGGGCCCATGCCTGCCACTGGTCAAAAGCAGATAACATACGGTGTACGAGGTGATGTCAATATGCATCTGACTGTATATGGCCCTAAAAGACCTTTGCATAGCGGCAATTACGGAAACTGGGCACCCAATCCGGCTCAAAAGCTGGTCAGACTGCTTTCTTCAATGAAGGATGAAAATGGTCTTGTGCTGATAGATGGATATTATGATGATGTGATACCACTTTCTGCTGCAGAAAAAAAAGCATTGAGCGATATAGAAGATCCTGCCCCTGTTTTGAAGCAGGAACTTGGTTTTGCTGAGGCAGAGATGCTCGGAGTTTCATTTTTAGAGAGCATCACTTCCATACCGACGTTAAACATCAATGGAATCTCAGCTGCCAATACAGGAAGGCTGGCCAGCAATGTTATACCCACAACGGCTTCAGCTGCCCTTGACTTGAGGCTTGTTAAAGGCAATACGGTAGAAAATCAAGTAAGAAGAGTCAAGGACCATATCAGGAAAATGGGTTTTTATATCGTAGATAAAGAGCCGACTGATGAAGAAAGAGCTAAATATAAGGATATCATATTCGTCACTCAGGGTCATGGATATCCGGCACAACGAACTCCGATAGACCATCCATTGGCTATGAAAGTGGCCTCAGCGGTACAAAGTTCTGCTGATAAAAAGATCATCCTGATGCCATCTTCCGGAGGTAGCTTGCCTTTGTACCTTTTTGACAAAGTGACCAAAACCTATCCGGTCACAATACCTGTTGTCAATTATGATAACAATCAGCATGCAGAAAATGAAAACCTGGAGTTGGGAAGATTGAAAGAAGGGATAAAAACAATAGGTGCGGTGATGATGGGTTTGTAA
- a CDS encoding amidohydrolase family protein: MKSLFYFKSRFDPLQILQSATINGARFMGKENSMATIDVGKEADLVILNSNPLLDIKSTQDIFAVFNNGQYFDRTALDKLLETARHFKIKLDKQRSEIK; the protein is encoded by the coding sequence ATGAAGAGCTTATTTTATTTCAAAAGCCGGTTTGACCCTCTTCAGATATTACAGAGTGCGACTATCAATGGTGCACGATTTATGGGAAAGGAAAATTCTATGGCAACTATTGATGTCGGAAAAGAAGCTGATCTGGTCATCCTAAACAGCAATCCTTTGTTAGATATTAAGTCCACACAGGACATTTTTGCTGTCTTCAATAATGGTCAGTATTTTGACAGAACAGCGCTGGATAAATTGCTCGAAACAGCCAGACACTTTAAAATTAAACTGGATAAACAAAGATCTGAAATCAAATAA
- a CDS encoding low molecular weight phosphotyrosine protein phosphatase, with protein MKILMVCLGNICRSPMAQGILERKISEKKLDWQVDSAGTSGWHDGAPPDTRAIFAARRKGTDISRQISRKISLQDITNFDVILAMDSSNYGDILQLCKDQNQKEKVHLVRNFESPGRNTAVPDPYYDGRFDEVYDILDKSLDKFVETMLYKVEL; from the coding sequence ATGAAGATACTAATGGTTTGCCTTGGCAATATTTGTCGGTCTCCTATGGCACAGGGTATACTCGAAAGAAAGATATCAGAAAAAAAGCTTGATTGGCAAGTTGATTCTGCAGGCACATCCGGATGGCATGATGGAGCACCTCCTGACACACGAGCCATTTTTGCTGCCCGCCGAAAAGGTACAGATATCAGCCGACAGATATCCCGAAAAATTTCTCTTCAGGATATCACCAATTTCGATGTGATATTGGCCATGGATAGTTCCAACTACGGGGACATTTTACAGTTGTGCAAAGATCAAAACCAAAAAGAAAAGGTACATCTTGTCAGGAACTTTGAGTCTCCGGGTCGCAATACTGCTGTTCCGGACCCTTACTATGACGGAAGATTTGATGAAGTCTATGACATTCTGGACAAAAGTCTGGACAAGTTTGTAGAAACTATGCTTTATAAGGTTGAGTTATAA
- a CDS encoding T9SS type A sorting domain-containing protein: MKQRTLNICRIFNLKIVLSSTILSVFFFSGFSQVDAVGSEKMKMNISGNSLKIPYFSNHSLEVSRSDISRAVVVLHGVERNASDYYNNLITATFMRPTLSDSTVIIAPQFLTEEDINFHKLDKEHLYWTEGGWTSGSNSRSESTNPRPARIASLAVLDSVMSRIISTFPNLRSIVFAGHSAGGQVVNRYSAASTFPDVLCEKNNVITKFIVANPSSYVYMDNKRAVSGKMDQFDVPNNDCSGYNDWKFGLDNLFTYPATTGRGQIRNFLGKRNIAYLVGELDNNPNSSSLDNSCEARLQGRHRLERGIIYFNYLKNYYGEEILKLQTLDIIPNAGHDNFKMFTSEKGLFHLFESRPQNCKQTASSTNESAAQHEMELFPNPASSELTMKISENGGAVTIYNMHGIKLKSIPDISDQEVRIDISDFSPGLYLLSYRHGAEIKNKLFVKTE; encoded by the coding sequence ATGAAACAAAGGACATTAAATATTTGCCGGATATTTAATTTAAAAATAGTATTGAGCTCAACGATACTATCAGTTTTCTTTTTTTCGGGTTTTTCTCAGGTAGATGCTGTAGGAAGTGAAAAGATGAAAATGAATATCAGTGGCAATAGTTTAAAAATTCCTTACTTCTCAAACCACTCCCTTGAAGTATCACGCAGCGATATATCACGCGCAGTTGTTGTATTACATGGTGTGGAGAGAAATGCAAGCGATTACTACAATAATTTGATTACTGCCACATTCATGAGGCCAACCTTGTCTGATTCAACTGTCATCATTGCTCCTCAGTTTTTGACAGAAGAAGATATCAACTTTCATAAATTAGATAAAGAACACCTTTACTGGACTGAAGGAGGATGGACATCAGGTTCAAATTCGCGAAGTGAAAGTACCAATCCCAGACCTGCAAGAATCGCATCACTTGCGGTATTAGACAGTGTAATGAGCAGAATCATCAGTACTTTTCCTAATCTTCGTTCTATAGTTTTTGCAGGGCACTCTGCAGGTGGACAAGTGGTCAACAGGTACTCGGCAGCGTCTACTTTTCCAGACGTACTGTGCGAAAAAAATAATGTAATTACAAAGTTTATTGTCGCCAATCCCAGCTCGTACGTGTACATGGATAATAAAAGAGCGGTCAGTGGAAAGATGGACCAGTTTGATGTTCCAAATAATGATTGTTCGGGTTACAATGATTGGAAATTTGGGCTGGACAACCTTTTTACTTACCCGGCGACTACAGGAAGAGGACAAATCAGAAATTTTTTAGGAAAAAGAAATATTGCCTATCTGGTGGGAGAACTGGACAATAATCCCAATTCAAGCTCTTTGGATAATAGTTGTGAAGCCAGGCTCCAGGGAAGACACAGATTAGAAAGAGGAATCATCTACTTCAACTACTTAAAAAATTATTATGGTGAGGAAATCCTGAAACTCCAGACACTTGATATCATACCTAATGCAGGACACGACAACTTCAAAATGTTTACCTCAGAAAAAGGATTATTTCACTTGTTTGAGTCCCGTCCTCAAAACTGTAAACAGACAGCATCTTCTACCAATGAGTCAGCTGCACAGCATGAAATGGAGCTTTTCCCCAATCCAGCATCTTCTGAATTAACCATGAAGATATCAGAAAATGGCGGCGCAGTAACGATTTACAATATGCATGGAATAAAATTAAAATCCATTCCGGACATATCTGATCAAGAAGTTAGAATTGATATCAGTGATTTTAGTCCCGGGCTTTATTTGTTATCCTACCGCCATGGAGCAGAAATAAAAAACAAATTATTTGTAAAGACTGAATAA
- a CDS encoding DUF1295 domain-containing protein, with amino-acid sequence MTAILISFFIITLVNILAYIWAYKKQSDHLTDISYSLCFIAVTLYFLVAYGNLSAGRVVLASMVILWGIRLGGFLFYRIHKMGKDARFDAFRGRASGFLKFWLLQSLSISIIVLPVLFGLLAPDIEVNIYALLLWSFGWILQSFADWQKFLFRTHYPSTSFISDGLFTYVRHPNYTGEIMVWISIFWYVSSVLSGWEWIAVISPIWIIILLIAISGIPLIEIANKKKYAGNADFQKYVSKTWRLIPFVY; translated from the coding sequence ATGACAGCCATATTGATTTCCTTTTTTATCATCACCTTAGTCAATATTCTGGCCTACATATGGGCATATAAAAAACAAAGCGATCATCTTACTGACATCAGTTACAGCCTTTGTTTTATTGCTGTGACACTTTATTTCCTTGTTGCATACGGCAATTTATCCGCAGGAAGGGTTGTTTTGGCATCGATGGTTATTCTTTGGGGCATAAGGTTAGGCGGATTTCTGTTTTACAGAATTCACAAGATGGGAAAAGATGCAAGATTTGATGCATTCAGAGGGCGTGCCAGTGGGTTTCTGAAATTTTGGCTCCTGCAATCTTTGAGTATTTCCATCATAGTGTTACCCGTCCTGTTTGGGCTTTTGGCACCGGATATTGAAGTCAATATATATGCTCTTTTACTTTGGAGTTTCGGTTGGATATTACAATCCTTTGCCGACTGGCAAAAGTTTTTATTCAGGACCCATTATCCCTCGACATCTTTTATCAGTGATGGTCTGTTCACATATGTCAGACACCCCAATTATACCGGAGAAATTATGGTTTGGATTTCTATTTTCTGGTATGTATCTTCGGTTTTGTCAGGGTGGGAATGGATTGCAGTCATCAGCCCGATTTGGATCATCATCCTTCTTATAGCTATCAGTGGTATACCATTGATTGAAATAGCCAATAAGAAAAAATATGCCGGCAATGCAGATTTCCAGAAATATGTTTCTAAAACCTGGAGGTTGATTCCGTTTGTTTATTAA
- a CDS encoding transglycosylase domain-containing protein — translation MSNTGKNNASNTKGRSYLKMIIYTLLAILILFILLFFYISKALLPDTEELENPKYEIASQFISADNQVFGKIFKFNREWLDFKDINPNIVKALIATEDERFYDHVGIDIRSTGRAVFYMGKKGGASTITQQLAKLFFTQRSSTFHKRVWQKLKEWVIAIEFEKRYTKEEILAMYLNKSDFLYDAVGIGAAAKTYFGKNQKNLSVEEAAVIIAMLKNPRLFNPKINPQNSHNRRSVVLKQMVKNGFLTEEEYLNKRVKTINLDNFRREAHYDGMAPYFRSELTKWIKTLLEDTKYRKPDGSKYNPYTDGLKIFTTIDTRIQKYAEQAMYEHMSALQNKYFERWKGKDFITYNADKTKAEARKKVLIQMMKDSERYKTIKQAYLTKVFSDISGNLEGIELDDTDIFRMFEEVSTPGHLKKLLKSKTISDNDIEKYKTVMESQYWPTLKSQWTKMQKAVNTSFNTKTRMRVFAYNDIGEKMVEMTPMDSLKYHLQHLQIGSVSVNPKTGHILSWVGGIGHKYYQYDHVNSNRQVGSTFKPFIYSTAIIENAMSPCFKVQDVKQCIQANDPNFNLISTWCPSNSDNKYTGQNLTLRQALKDSKNSVSVFLMKEIGNVQSVKNLVGNLGISKDKIPDFPSICLGTPELSAMDMACAYTAYANDGVVTKPIFVTRIEDKNGRVIYTAVPEQKKAINPAYNYVIVDMLRYVTSGIQSKFKSQIAGKTGTTNDYKDGWFVGFTPEIVISTWVGGDQEFIRFNTLSDGQGAVMARPYFEKLLAKIEKDNLLGFGKNTVFMRPAEELIETDCSKYENLSQDGSEENKTKKKTEFDEEFD, via the coding sequence ATGTCAAACACAGGAAAAAATAATGCCAGTAACACAAAGGGAAGATCATATCTGAAAATGATCATTTACACTTTGCTGGCCATTCTTATTTTGTTCATTTTATTGTTTTTTTACATTTCTAAAGCGTTGCTTCCTGATACTGAAGAGCTTGAAAATCCAAAATATGAAATAGCTTCACAGTTTATATCAGCAGACAATCAGGTGTTTGGGAAGATATTTAAATTCAACAGAGAATGGCTGGATTTTAAGGATATCAATCCCAATATCGTCAAAGCGCTCATTGCAACAGAAGATGAGAGATTTTATGACCATGTCGGTATAGATATCAGAAGTACCGGAAGGGCTGTCTTTTATATGGGAAAAAAGGGAGGCGCAAGCACCATCACACAGCAACTCGCAAAACTGTTTTTTACACAGCGATCTTCGACTTTTCACAAAAGAGTGTGGCAAAAACTCAAAGAATGGGTCATAGCCATAGAGTTTGAAAAAAGATATACCAAGGAAGAAATACTGGCGATGTATCTCAACAAAAGTGATTTCCTGTATGATGCCGTAGGTATCGGGGCAGCTGCCAAAACTTATTTTGGTAAAAACCAGAAAAATTTGTCCGTAGAAGAAGCAGCCGTTATCATAGCTATGCTGAAAAATCCAAGATTGTTTAACCCCAAAATAAATCCTCAAAACAGCCACAACAGAAGATCGGTTGTATTGAAACAGATGGTCAAAAATGGTTTTCTGACTGAAGAAGAATACCTCAATAAAAGAGTAAAAACAATCAACCTGGATAATTTCAGAAGGGAGGCACATTATGACGGTATGGCTCCCTACTTCAGATCTGAACTGACAAAATGGATAAAAACACTACTTGAAGATACAAAATATCGCAAGCCTGATGGGAGCAAATACAATCCTTACACTGATGGACTCAAGATATTTACAACAATAGATACCAGAATACAAAAGTATGCCGAGCAGGCTATGTACGAACATATGTCCGCATTGCAGAACAAGTATTTTGAAAGATGGAAAGGTAAAGACTTCATCACATACAATGCTGATAAAACAAAAGCTGAAGCCCGCAAAAAAGTATTGATTCAGATGATGAAGGATTCAGAAAGATATAAAACTATCAAACAAGCTTACCTGACAAAAGTATTTAGTGATATCTCCGGCAATCTGGAAGGGATAGAACTGGACGATACAGATATCTTCAGGATGTTTGAAGAAGTATCGACTCCCGGACATCTGAAGAAACTGCTAAAAAGTAAGACTATAAGTGACAATGATATCGAAAAATACAAGACAGTAATGGAAAGCCAATATTGGCCCACACTAAAGTCACAATGGACCAAAATGCAAAAAGCTGTCAATACCTCTTTCAACACAAAAACGAGGATGCGGGTCTTTGCATACAATGATATCGGTGAAAAAATGGTGGAAATGACACCCATGGATTCATTAAAATATCATCTTCAGCACTTGCAGATAGGTTCGGTGTCGGTAAACCCAAAAACGGGGCATATTTTATCATGGGTAGGAGGTATAGGGCATAAATATTATCAGTATGACCACGTCAACTCCAACAGGCAGGTTGGCTCCACATTCAAGCCATTTATATATTCTACAGCCATCATCGAAAATGCGATGTCACCTTGCTTTAAAGTCCAGGATGTCAAACAATGTATTCAGGCCAATGATCCCAATTTCAACCTGATAAGTACCTGGTGCCCTTCCAATTCAGACAATAAATATACGGGACAGAATCTCACGCTACGGCAAGCACTCAAAGACTCCAAAAACTCTGTTTCTGTCTTCCTGATGAAAGAAATCGGAAATGTACAGAGTGTAAAGAATCTGGTCGGAAATCTTGGAATCAGTAAAGATAAAATTCCGGATTTTCCTTCCATTTGTCTGGGTACTCCTGAACTTTCTGCTATGGACATGGCTTGTGCTTACACCGCTTATGCCAATGATGGGGTAGTCACCAAGCCTATATTTGTCACTCGGATAGAAGATAAAAACGGTAGAGTGATCTACACCGCCGTCCCGGAACAAAAGAAGGCCATCAATCCAGCATACAATTATGTGATTGTGGACATGCTCAGGTACGTGACAAGCGGGATTCAATCCAAATTTAAAAGCCAGATAGCCGGAAAAACAGGCACCACCAATGACTACAAAGACGGATGGTTTGTGGGTTTTACTCCTGAGATTGTCATCTCTACATGGGTCGGGGGTGATCAG
- a CDS encoding thioesterase family protein — protein sequence MFCVPIQVQWLHLDPNSHVRHSAYFDFAAYARIALFDSMVLNRTSLKHHKLGPILFREEAIFKREILFGDHIECHVCLYKATPDFSRWGFSHDLIKSDGTLMATIFSDGGFINIDLRKLTALPTEFISKMDSVSKSDDFQWIEKSQSIKK from the coding sequence ATGTTTTGTGTCCCGATCCAAGTACAATGGTTGCATCTCGATCCCAACAGTCATGTCAGGCATTCTGCATATTTTGATTTTGCAGCTTATGCAAGGATCGCCCTTTTTGATAGCATGGTTCTCAATAGAACATCATTAAAACATCATAAACTGGGTCCGATTTTGTTCAGGGAGGAAGCCATATTTAAAAGAGAGATATTGTTTGGTGATCATATTGAATGTCACGTATGCCTGTATAAAGCCACACCAGATTTCAGTAGATGGGGATTCAGTCACGATTTGATAAAAAGTGACGGTACATTGATGGCAACAATCTTCTCAGATGGTGGTTTTATCAATATTGATTTAAGGAAATTGACAGCACTTCCGACCGAGTTTATTAGTAAAATGGATAGCGTATCCAAATCCGATGACTTTCAATGGATAGAAAAAAGTCAAAGCATAAAAAAATGA
- a CDS encoding GNAT family N-acetyltransferase, translated as MMSDHFFKLDNPVWYALTETHAHLCLPLENLRFYKSDYCTFGAVFDLDKTYSGFETYGRITDSFYVVGHKPELPDAYYIEKQVICDQMVYTYDTLGDLDTEKEIVTLSISHYDQLIDLVNLVLPGYFRDRTPEMGTFYGIFEGDQLVAAAGIRIQLNEFTEISSVVTHPNFLRKNYALMLTKQCINEITKTGKTPFLHVLETNNGAIALYKKAGFEYRRKVMFWKIGMVD; from the coding sequence ATGATGTCTGATCATTTTTTTAAATTGGACAATCCGGTGTGGTATGCTCTGACGGAGACCCATGCACATCTTTGTTTGCCTTTGGAGAATCTGAGGTTTTATAAGAGTGATTATTGCACTTTTGGTGCTGTCTTTGACTTAGACAAAACTTACTCGGGATTTGAAACATATGGCAGGATAACAGATAGTTTTTATGTTGTCGGCCACAAACCCGAACTTCCTGATGCATACTATATTGAAAAACAAGTCATATGCGATCAGATGGTATATACATATGACACCCTCGGAGACCTGGATACTGAGAAAGAAATTGTCACCCTGTCTATATCACATTATGATCAACTTATTGATCTGGTAAACCTTGTACTGCCGGGATATTTCAGGGACAGAACGCCGGAGATGGGTACTTTTTATGGCATATTTGAAGGTGATCAGTTGGTGGCCGCCGCAGGCATCAGAATACAGTTGAATGAATTTACTGAAATCAGCTCTGTGGTTACCCATCCGAATTTTCTCAGAAAAAATTATGCCTTGATGCTCACCAAACAATGTATCAACGAAATCACAAAAACGGGTAAAACGCCCTTTCTGCATGTGCTTGAGACAAATAACGGTGCCATCGCTTTATATAAAAAAGCGGGGTTTGAATACAGGAGAAAAGTGATGTTTTGGAAAATAGGTATGGTTGATTAA